One stretch of Glycine soja cultivar W05 chromosome 7, ASM419377v2, whole genome shotgun sequence DNA includes these proteins:
- the LOC114419725 gene encoding myb-related protein 308-like, whose translation MRKPSCDIKDLNKGAWSKQEDQKLIDYIKKHGEVCWRTLPQAAGLHRCGKSCRLRWINYLRPDLKRGNFAEDEEDLIIKLHALLGNRWSLIAGRLPGRTDNEVKNYWNSHIRRKLISKGIDPNNHRLNHTTPSSLQNSLMSDDSSKAFSMKDTNKNETSKLPRVYNHVEVSDAASGEAESPCALPDLNLDLSITNPSASQSISGNNVKPFHESNSSRKVQFDSPSTLLLFQ comes from the exons ATGAGGAAGCCTAGTTGTGATATCAAAGACTTGAACAAAGGAGCTTGGTCCAAACAAGAAGACCAGAAACTTATTGATTATATCAAGAAACATGGTGAAGTTTGTTGGCGTACACTACCTCAGGCTGCAG GTTTACATCGGTGTGGTAAGAGTTGTAGGCTGAGATGGATAAACTATCTACGCCCAGACCTTAAAAGAGGCAACTTTgctgaagatgaagaagatctcATCATCAAGCTTCATGCGCTGCTAGGCAACCG GTGGTCACTAATAGCTGGGAGATTGCCTGGACGTACAGATAATGAAGTGAAGAACTATTGGAATTCTCATATAAGAAGAAAGCTTATTAGCAAAGGCATTGACCCAAATAATCATAGATTGAACCATACAACCCCTTCTTCCCTTCAGAATTCACTCATGTCTGATGATAGTTCAAAAGCCTTTAGTATGAAAGACACTAATAAGAACGAGACAAGTAAATTACCTCGTGTCTACAACCATGTTGAAGTTTCAGATGCTGCAAGTGGTGAGGCTGAGTCACCGTGTGCATTGCCCGATTTAAACCTTGATCTCTCTATTACCAATCCTTCAGCTTCACAAAGTATTTCTGGAAACAATGTAAAACCATTTCATGAATCTAACTCGTCGAGGAAAGTGCAATTTGATTCCCCTTCTACACTTCTTCTGTTTcagtaa